The Henckelia pumila isolate YLH828 chromosome 2, ASM3356847v2, whole genome shotgun sequence genome includes a window with the following:
- the LOC140881181 gene encoding UDP-glucose iridoid glucosyltransferase-like produces the protein MGSLQEQRWKKVVLVPFPFQGHITPMLQLGWLLHSKGFSVVVSHTQFNAPDPADHPELVLVPLPDDVADLDMSFDNMLKVISVMNTNCEAPFRDHMEQMLQKDEVGCVIHDSVMKFADKVANDLRIPNIVLATSNATYSNSLYAVLELLDKKLLPLPESQLQEPVPNAPPLRYKDLCLSVSVEIPEIVVDFTRGYVDKKSASAFIWNTVDMLEHPSLQKLQHHYNVPFFTVGPLHKMAPPSHTSLIKEETACLAWLDKQAPRSVVYVSLGSLATIEEEELIEMAWGLANSEQPFLWVIRPSSVNGTECNKCLPEDFEEKTRDRGCIVQWAPQKDVLSHPGIGGFLTHCGWNSTLESICEGVPMICRPCFADQLVDSRYLTHVWRVGLELEKTSGRSGVEDAVRTILTSEEGEEMRVRVSKMKQEMERCVLRGGSSHNSLCELVEFISTLPGKTRQGPLSYRD, from the exons ATGGGATCCTTACAAGAGCAAAGATGGAAAAAGGTGGTCCTAGTCCCATTCCCTTTCCAGGGACACATAACACCCATGCTCCAACTCGGCTGGCTCCTTCACTCCAAAGGCTTCTCCGTCGTCGTCTCCCACACGCAATTCAACGCCCCTGATCCCGCAGACCACCCTGAATTAGTGTTAGTTCCATTGCCAGACGACGTAGCGGACTTAGACATGTCGTTCGACAACATGTTGAAAGTGATCTCGGTTATGAACACCAACTGTGAGGCGCCGTTTCGCGATCATATGGAGCAGATGCTGCAGAAAGATGAGGTGGGGTGTGTGATTCATGATTCCGTAATGAAGTTTGCTGATAAAGTGGCTAATGATTTGAGGATTCCCAATATTGTGTTGGCCACTTCCAATGCTACTTACTCGAACTCTCTATATGCCGTGTTGGAATTACTGGACAAAAAACTTCTCCCCTTGCCAG AGTCCCAACTCCAAGAACCTGTACCAAATGCTCCCCCTCTAAGGTACAAGGACCTTTGTCTTTCTGTATCAGTAGAAATCCCAGAAATCGTCGTAGATTTCACTCGCGGTTACGTCGATAAAAAGTCAGCTTCTGCATTCATTTGGAACACAGTGGACATGCTGGAGCATCCATCATTGCAGAAACTTCAGCACCATTACAATGTCCCATTCTTCACAGTAGGTCCTCTCCACAAAATGGCTCCCCCGTCCCACACCAGCTTGATCAAGGAGGAAACCGCCTGCCTAGCATGGCTCGATAAACAAGCTCCACGTTCCGTGGTTTATGTGAGTTTAGGCAGCTTAGCGACGATAGAGGAGGAGGAACTAATAGAGATGGCATGGGGACTAGCCAACAGCGAGCAGCCATTTCTGTGGGTGATACGCCCCTCGTCGGTTAATGGGACGGAGTGTAACAAGTGCTTGCCTGAAGATTTTGAGGAAAAAACTCGAGACAGAGGGTGTATCGTGCAATGGGCACCCCAGAAAGACGTTTTGTCACATCCGGGAATAGGAGGATTCTTGACTCACTGCGGATGGAATTCGACGTTGGAAAGTATTTGCGAAGGGGTTCCGATGATATGCAGGCCGTGCTTCGCTGACCAGCTGGTGGATTCGAGGTACTTGACACATGTTTGGAGAGTTGGGCTCGAGCTGGAGAAAACTTCGGGGAGGTCGGGTGTTGAGGATGCTGTGAGGACGATCTTGACTAGTGAAGAAGGCGAAGAAATGCGAGTTAGAGTGAGCAAAATGAAACAAGAGATGGAACGTTGTGTGCTCAGAGGAGGTTCTTCTCACAATTCGCTATGCGAATTGGTCGAGTTCATCAGTACACTTCCAGGGAAAACAAGACAAGGTCCCCTATCTTACAGAGATTAA